A section of the Megalopta genalis isolate 19385.01 unplaced genomic scaffold, iyMegGena1_principal scaffold0054, whole genome shotgun sequence genome encodes:
- the LOC143261513 gene encoding uncharacterized protein LOC143261513, translating into MATAVVDVLDCDQKPLECRTLIDTCSNANYITQRFAKKLRLPQRAASATIEALNDLNTLSDKIVSTAIKSKTSRFQRDLTFLVIPNISGPIPDTNIDRSKLRIPVNLKLADPNFHRPASVDMLIGTGPSLASLSIGQIDLSTSNGPDLILQKTQFGWIIGGSVLSASSRVKHRTFVSNFDFDISKFWTIEEGPREHHLTAEERECEDHFIDHVKRDDTGRYVVALPFNAKRTLIGETRTQAINRFLSLERKLQRDPSLREEYSAVMKEYLTLGHMSKTKPQNANGFYLPHHAVIKSSSSTTKVRVVFDGSAKSSSGLSLNDALNTGPTIQDDIFALLIRFRLHTYVLTGDIEKMYRQVLIRPEDRRYQRVLWRNERNEIADYELNTVTFGLCSAPFLAIRSIHQLADDEQADFPRAATTLKRDLYVDDLLTGANTHEEAKNLRDEIMELLQRGRFNIRQWISNDPELLEGLNKEQIHPKFFDESTVKTLGISWDARNDSIAYAVDFHAPTKITKRTILSTIARIFDPLGLLAPVTVVAKLIMQRLWQLKLNWDESLPASLHTEWIAFVEEIGQLNNISFDRNVGQPSAQRLELHGFCDASERAYGACIYVRSVNNRGEIVSKLLCAKSRVAPLKTVSLARLELCGAVLLASLYVTVREAMHIETEHVNFWTDSTIVLNWIQKEPCTLKTFVANRVADIQGKTDIAAWRHVRSQDNPADLLSRGQSPAQFLRDSNWRHGPEWLSTIESTWPKSKFDITEDVPEVKRLKCLATVSHTDEILTRYSDISRLIRITAYCLRFRQPRKNKGPLTVEELQSANEQIIRLVQASAFAQDLQNLKTGSNLHAKSKLLPLHPFIDERGILRVGGRLQNSKLQYAQKHPILLPKGHHITDLIIRDKHVSNHHAGITTTLYAVRQKYWPIDGRNATRKIVRQCVRCFRVNPPTPEYIMGNLPASRVTETRPFYNCGVDYCGPFYIKERRFRNRTKVKIYVAVFICLATKAVHLEVASDMTTEAFIAALKRLIARRGICRNIYSDNGSNFVGANNELRELQQILKADSRVENFLAGKGITWHFMPALSPHFGGIWEAAVKSFKHHVKRVVGDELFTFEQFNTFITEVEAILNSRPLTPLSSDPHDPLALTPGHFLIGNPLTSLPEADLTSTPTNRLSKWQHIQKVKQDFWTRWHKEYINHLNVRQRWSQGSHNIQEGTIVVLKDDNLPPLQWHLGRIEKIHPGEDNVIRAVSVRTSTGVYRRNVKQLAPLPVEDTH; encoded by the coding sequence ATTGGCAGATCCGAATTTTCATCGTCCAGCATCCGTGGACATGTTAATAGGCACCGGCCCTTCGCTAGCCAGCCTAAGCATCGGACAAATCGACCTGTCAACATCAAACGGACCGGATCTGATTTTGCAAAAAACTCAATTCGGTTGGATCATCGGGGGGAGTGTTTTGTCTGCTTCGTCGCGCGTGAAGCATCGAACATTTGTAAGCAATTTCGACTTCGACATATCAAAATTCTGGACCATCGAAGAGGGACCGCGTGAGCATCATTTAACAGCCGAAGAACGCGAGTGCGAAGACCACTTCATCGACCACGTGAAACGAGACGACACCGGACGGTACGTCGTCGCGTTACCGTTCAATGCGAAGAGAACATTAATAGGCGAAACTCGGACGCAAGCCATTAATcggtttctttcgcttgaacgCAAACTTCAGCGTGATCCGTCATTGCGCGAAGAGTATTCCGCGGTCATGAAGGAATATTTGACGCTCGGCCACATGAGCAAGACGAAACCACAAAACGCGAATGGTTTCTACCTGCCCCATCACGCGGTCATCAAAAGTTCGAGCTCAACGACAAAAGTTCGAGTAGTCTTCGATGGTTCGGCGAAGTCAAGCAGCGGGCTGTCCCTGAACGACGCATTAAACACAGGGCCAACCATTCAGGACGACATTTTCGCACTgctcatacgatttcgattacaTACGTACGTCTTGACCGGAGACATCGAAAAGATGTACCGGCAAGTTCTCATACGACCAGAGGATCGTCGTTATCAGCGAGTTCTGTGGAGAAACGAGCGCAACGAAATAGCCGATTACGAGCTAAACACAGTCACATTCGGACTGTGCTCGGCACCATTTCTGGCTATACGAAGCATCCATCAGCTTGCAGACGACGAGCAAGCTGACTTCCCACGAGCAGCTACAACCTTAAAGCGGGACTTGTATGTCGACGATCTCCTCACCGGCGCGAACACCCATGAAGAGGCCAAGAATCTACGCGACGAAATCATGGAACTACTCCAGCGCGGACGATTCAACATCCGTCAATGGATCTCCAACGACCCTGAACTTCTTGAGGGTTTAAACAAGGAGCAGATCCATCCGAAATTCTTCGACGAGTCCACGGTGAAGACGCTCGGTATCTCGTGGGACGCGCGAAACGACTCAATCGCGTACGCCGTCGACTTCCACGCTCCAACAAAGATCACGAAACGGACCATCTTGTCGACTATCGCAAGAATTTTCGACCCGCTAGGTCTCTTGGCCCCGGTCACTGTCGTAGCAAAATTAATCATGCAACGTCTATGGCAGTTGAAATTGAATTGGGACGAATCGCTGCCAGCCAGTCTTCACACGGAGTGGATCGCATTCGTGGAAGAAATCGGGCAATTAAACAACATTTCGTTTGATCGAAACGTCGGTCAACCTTCCGCGCAAAGGCTCGAACTTCATGGCTTTTGTGATGCAAGCGAACGTGCGTATGGGGCATGCATATACGTGCGCTCAGTCAACAACCGCGGAGAAATAGTCAGCAAGTTGCTTTGCGCCAAATCACGTGTCGCCCCGCTAAAAACCGTAAGCCTCGCCCGTTTAGAACTGTGCGGTGCAGTTCTTCTGGCATCACTGTACGTCACAGTCCGAGAGGCTATGCACATCGAAACCGAGCATGTTAACTTCTGGACCGATTCTACCATCGTCTTGAACTGGATCCAGAAGGAACCATGCACCTTAAAAACATTCGTAGCCAATAGGGTGGCCGACATACAAGGCAAAACAGACATTGCTGCTTGGCGACACGTGAGATCTCAAGACAATCCAGCAGATCTACTGTCAAGGGGACAATCACCAGCCCAATTTCTTCGCGATTCGAATTGGCGACACGGACCCGAATGGCTATCCACTATCGAATCGACATGGCCAAAATCGAAGTTCGACATCACGGAAGATGTGCCAGAGGTGAAACGTCTAAAGTGTCTCGCTACCGTTAGCCATACCGATGAAATCTTAACCAGGTATTCCGATATATCTCGGTTAATTAGAATCACCGCGTATTGCTTACGATTCAGACAGCCTCGCAAGAACAAAGGACCTCTGACAGTCGAAGAGCTCCAATCGGCAAACGAGCAAATAATCAGATTGGTCCAAGCATCGGCTTTCGCCCAAGATCTGCAAAACCTAAAAACCGGGTCAAATTTACATGCGAAAAGCAAACTTTTGCCGCTACACCCTTTCATCGATGAAAGAGGTATACTCCGCGTGGGAGGCCGGTTGCAAAATTCGAAATTACAATACGCCCAAAAACATCCGATTTTGCTTCCCAAAGGTCACCATATCACCGATTTGATCATTCGCGACAAACATGTGAGCAATCATCACGCCGGCATTACAACAACCTTATATGCCGTGCGACAGAAGTACTGGCCGATCGACGGAAGGAACGCGACTCGCAAAATCGTGCGACAATGCGTCAGGTGTTTCAGGGTGAATCCGCCTACACCCGAATACATCATGGGAAATCTACCTGCCTCCCGAGTTACCGAAACGCGGCCCTTCTATAACTGCGGTGTAGATTATTGCGGACCCTTTTATATCAAGGAGCGGCGCTTCCGCAATCGCACCAAAGTAAAAATTTACGTTGCCGTATTCATATGTCTGGCGACCAAGGCCGTTCATCTGGAAGTTGCGAGCGATATGACGACCGAAGCGTTTATCGCGGCATTGAAACGTCTCATCGCGCGTCGAGGCATATGTCGCAACATTTATTCCGATAACGGCTCCAATTTCGTGGGAGCCAACAATGAATTACGGGAACTCCAACAAATCTTGAAGGCGGACAGCAGGGTAGAAAATTTCCTCGCGGGCAAGGGAATTACATGGCACTTCATGCCTGCCCTTTCACCACACTTCGGCGGGATATGGGAAGCCGCGGTGAAATCATTCAAGCACCATGTCAAGCGAGTCGTTGGGGATGAATTGTTCACGTTTGAGCAATTCAATACATTCATCACTGAGGTCGAAGCGATTTTGAATTCTCGCCCTTTAACTCCCCTATCCTCAGATCCTCACGATCCATTAGCCTTAACACCTGGTCACTTCTTGATTGGCAATCCATTGACGAGCTTGCCGGAAGCCGATCTGACTTCAACGCCCACGAACCGGCTGTCGAAGTGGCAGCATATCCAAAAGGTTAAGCAGGACTTTTGGACTCGGTGGCATAAGGAGTACATCAACCACCTTAACGTACGACAAAGGTGGAGCCAGGGCTCCCATAACATCCAAGAAGGCACCATCGTCGTTCTAAAAGACGACAATCTTCCACCGCTCCAGTGGCACCTGGGTCGCATCGAGAAGATCCATCCAGGGGAGGACAATGTCATCCGGGCTGTTTCCGTGCGAACATCTACCGGTGTTTACAGGCGCAATGTGAAACAGTTGGCGCCGCTACCAGTCGAGGACACCCACTAG